A stretch of DNA from Pongo pygmaeus isolate AG05252 chromosome 3, NHGRI_mPonPyg2-v2.0_pri, whole genome shotgun sequence:
ATGAAGAATTCCATATGTCTGAAGCAGGAAACTCATTTTCAGAAGATACCAGTAAACTGAAAGATGATTCTTTCACTGTGGAATTTAATGATACTTCTTTCAAATCTCAAGCACTTCCCAATTTAAAAGGAATCTCTTCCGTTTATTCCACATTAACTCTTTCAGAAGCATCTAGACCTAATGACCAAAGCTCTGCCTTTCATATTAGAGTCTCTAACATAGGCAGGTCCAGCACAAACACTCCAGCAAGATCACATGGCCTGCAGTGGAAACCAACTCTTCCTTCTGATTTCACAACATCCATGGGTGCTCCCAAATATTATGAACTCACTCCTGTTACCATCATGGGAAAAGATATCACAAAGAAGAGTGATTATAGCTTTCTACCTGAGGAAACAATTGTTCCATCTGACCAAGTTATCATTTTGCCTATTACCATTACCTCTGAAAACTCCATGGCAAGCACTTTTAAAGAGAATATATTTAAGCACAAAGATTTTATAGACAGTGAGCAAGCTGCTgagtatgaaaaaaattattttataaaagacatTTCAGAAAGGATAGATGATATTTCTTCTGAAGGCAAAATCACTCCAGCATATGTGGATGATATAACTACTACGTCTGATGACAGTGGTTCTGAATATGTCTCAGATAACTCTGTCTTGGAACTAGAGGATAAAGCAAATAATTCCTTTATAAAAATGAGTACACTCAGATATGCCCCTAAGATGCACACATCTCAAGCACTATATACCACAGTGGCTGCTTCGGATAGTCTCTCTAAAGCAACATCATCAGAGTTCGAAGCTAAAGAAAAATACCAAGCTATAATTCCTAAACAGGAAAACAAGAACTTTGACATCGAGGCCATTCTTTTCAAAGATCCCTATGCCAATGTCAAAACCAAAGCTCATAGACCCACAACTTGCTTCCTAATCAATGCAAGTGAGAAGGCTTCTAGATTTTATGACAAAACATCTGTGAAAAAAAAGTCACCATAAATGGTGATGATGACATCATAATTGTCTCTGAAAGCTCTgactttggaaataaaataattgagtattccattttttcatatgtaaaacCTGTAGTTGACAACAGAAAATTCACAACTGATACTACTAATCATGCTATCAAAAGTAGTTATAACTTGTTCAGGAAAAACATATCACCTGCCATTTATAAGACATTTACACCCAGCAGGGCAGACACTATTACATCCAGTATATCTGATTTTGCTAAAGATGAAACAAGTATAGCTGTGGCATCTGATTGAAGGTTTAGTGGTTTTCCTTTAGCTTAGCTTTCTAGTGATGACATTTCCAATATAGATGAAAACCCAGCTCTTACTTTTTCTCCTTTGAGAAAGATGTCGTCCATTAAACCAAATGTTCCTGCTATCTCCACTGAGGACAGAAATAACATGGCCTTTCAAGCCTTCCATCAGAGAGTGTCATGTCTCTAAAACCTACAtctgttggagtacctgaaaCTCTCATCTTAACTGCTAATTCTCGTACTAAAGACCCTGCAGCTCCCAGACTTGCAAAAAGTGAAAACTTACATCATGATCCAACAATGTTAATTTCAACAGCATCGGAGCCTATGCCAACAGATTTCGCTTACTTTAAGGAAGGTATTATCTCAGGAAGGCAAAACATTAAAAGCCAAATTGCCCTGAATGctcttccattggtctgtatTGTTCTCCAAGCTGCTTCCACTGACTCTTCAGACAATATTGGAGATGTCAAACCTAACACATCTGCTACTTTTATTACCAGGTACAAAATTTTTGATATTGATGCCTCTGCCATTTGAAATTCAGAACCTAAGAAAACAAGCACCaagttttctacttttatttctaatGAATATGATGATCCGAATTTCTATCACACAAGAGAAACAGCTAAAGCCTCTACAGAGAAAAACACAGCTAGTGAATTTTAAGTGAATCaccttataaatgtaaatataataataGGAAATGATCTAGTTATCCAGATGGAAACAAACTCTATACAAAATGgcatttttaaagtctgtttctaaGGACTCTTTTCCTAGTCAAGTATCCCTGAAAAATCATAGGTGTGCCAAATGACCTTCCTGGGGTTTTATTAAGAAATCTTCCTTTATTAGCAGTTTTCACGTTTTCACTTAAATGTAAGGAATATACTCTGAAACACATGTCAATAGATGTAAATGTAATACTCTCCTTGGAAAAGACAAAATGTTTCAATTAGTGTAATAGACACTCCAACAATGGAAGAAACTACTATTCAGATTAAATAAAACTTATCTATAGAATCTGATGCTCTGTCCTTTAGTCAGATAATGTCTTCAATGGCAATGATCGTTTGGTCAAAAATGAGTATACTATTATGTATTCCCTGGAGCACATAACTTCAGTTTCATCCTCAAGAGTGCTAAAATTCCTGCAGTTCCACCAGGATTTTCACCATATGCTTTATTCTCTTTGATGGATGACACATAGTCAATCTGAAGTGTTCTTTTGAAGGGCAATGTTTTAGAAAACATAGATAATGTGAATAGCATTCCCCTTAGAGGAGGAATAATTATGCTGCAATCAATGTGATCCTACCTCACAGCTATACTAGTGGAAGCAGAGTTAGTGCGATCACAAAATGAATGCCTGAAATTAAAGACTATTTGACAAATTAATATCAATGAAGATGATGTAATTATTTAAACTGACCTATCTAATTGGAGATGAAGTGctcataaaagtaaatattttatagctTATTCCAACTCTCTTCATCATAACAAATACCTAGTCTTACAAGATATCTTCCAGCAAATATACAGCTAACCTcaccatcttttcttttcctttttgtacacacaaaaaaacttccCCAAAGTAGGTACCAAATCTTCTGTTTACAGCATGCTTTATTCTGAATTAAGCTTAATAAAAACTAAATGATAGGGGACAAAAATAGAGGTCAAGAAAATCCTCCCACTAAGTAAGCTTACTGAGAGAATGACTGTCCCTGTGGCATTCTTTACTGGCCCAGGAACTGATGGTATTTCTGTtcagaaacatatttttatagagaATGATGATATATCTGCAACCAGGCTAATCGTCTAAGACAGAAAGCTGAAAACTTTGAGGTTGAGTCCATATTTAATAAAGAATAACTATTTGTCCTTGAGATGGAACTCACTATTCAGGCTGATGTTGCTTCCCTTTCTCAGATTTAGTTGTGTCTGAgtataaaaattcaatttcttctaacaacactggaaaaagactcattctagcattaacaCTAGACTGCAATCTGCTTTCATCTAATTAGCTAAACCTTAAGGTTGATAACACAATGATGATGTTTGATATAATTaacattattataaaaaatactcCCTCTGAAATTGAGaatataattcttaaaaataatgccGTTATCCACATCTTGATTCTTGTTTCTGGGTGAATTTTGACACATGACACCAGCTCCCTGCCACTGACAAACCTCCCTGTCTTCTGGGTTAAAATAACAGCCTGCAGAAAAACATTCCTAAAACAACTTTAACCTACAAAACTTGAGACTCTCACTGTTACTCAAGTAAATTCAAGAAGAAGtaagaaatacaatgaaaaagaaaacactaaagacCCAAACAGGCCAATAACTATTTGTTAttatctctactgaaaaagtgGGACTTCCTGTTATGAATAAGGGAACTAACTGAATTCCCTGCTACCTAGTTACCTTCTGTAGCTATACTTACTGACAAAAACaccattaatttttttagataCCAATTTTTTAATACTATGAATCTTAAGGGAAAATGTCTTCACCTCAAAAATACTCTGTTACTTGCTTGGAAGATAGACGACTTTAAGCTGATGCTGATAAACTTGTGGCTTCCAGAGTTTTCCTTACTAATACTAAACCCACAAGATGCCTGGCAGTCTCTGCTATGTCTGTTTCAAGTGACCCTAGCTCTATATCAGGAGACATTTTCCTTATAAACAGCAACATGGTAAATCTTAAGTTCCCTGCAACTGAAATGCTTGGCTGTGAATTTGATTTCATAATCAGAGAGGACTCTATTGTCTTTTCATCCAATATTCCTGCAATTAGATAACCAATCGCAGCCTAGAAACAACCTCCAAGGAGACCCAGTGACATTGCCCCCATAGTTGATGCAACAATCACCATGATGACCCAAGCTTTAATCACTCTGATGAACAGTGCTCTCCTGCCTAGAGATACCACTGAGTCCAGAAGCAAGACCTGTGAGAGTGCACAGTGCCACTTCGCCCCATGGCTGAAGATGGTTTGCCCAAAATTTATTCTCATCCTCCAACAGAAAGCAGTAAAACACCAACTGCAGCAACCATTTTCTTTGGGGCTGACAATGCTATTCCCAAATCAGAAACAACTATTACTTCAGAAGGAGACCACGTCACTTCAGTAAATGAGTATATGCTAGAAAGCAATTTTTCAACAACTACAGACAACAAACTGACAGCTAAAAAGCAAAAACTCAAATCAGAAGATGATACGGGGACCGACTTTATTAAGTCAACAACTCACCTACAGAAAGAAATTACCTCTCTGACTGGCACTACAAACTCCATAACAAGAGACTCTATTACTGAAAATTTCATGCCAGTGAAAATTGGGAATATTTCATCACCAGTTACTACTGTTTCTTTAATAGATTTTTCCACTGACATTGCAAAAGAAGATATCCTCTTAGCTACCATTGACACAGGAGATGCAGAGATCTCAATAACATCTGAAGTCTCTGGCACACTAAAGGACAGCAGTGCCAGTGTTGCTGATGCTCCTGCCTTTCCACGTAAAAAGGATGAAGCTGATATGAACAATTATAATTCCTCCATCAAATCCAATGTCCCTGCTGATGAGGCCGTCCAGGTCACTAATTCCATTATTCCTGAGGCTGAAATCCCTCCTGCTCCTGAAGAAAGCTTCACTACCATTCCAGACATAACTGCCcttgaagaagagaaaatatccGAAATTGACCTAAGTGTTTTAGAAGATGACACCAGTGCTGTGGCTACATTAACTGACTCTGATGAGAAGTTTATCACTGTGTTTGAACTCACTACCTCTGctgaaaaagacaaagataaacGGGAAGATACTCTGCTAACTGATGAAGAATCTACCGAGGGAGCCAGTATTTGGATGGAGAGAGATACTGCAAATGAAGCAGAGACCCATTCTGTTTTGCTTACTGCTGTTGAATCCAGATATGACTTCGTTGTCCCTGCATCAATAGCTACAAACCTAGTGGAAGAATCATCTTCAGAAGAAGATTTGTCTGAAACTGATAAAACAGAGACTGTACCTAAGATCACTGAGCCATTTTCTGGAACTACCTCTGTATTAGATAACCCAGACTATAAGGA
This window harbors:
- the CABS1 gene encoding calcium-binding and spermatid-specific protein 1; the protein is MAEDGLPKIYSHPPTESSKTPTAATIFFGADNAIPKSETTITSEGDHVTSVNEYMLESNFSTTTDNKLTAKKQKLKSEDDTGTDFIKSTTHLQKEITSLTGTTNSITRDSITENFMPVKIGNISSPVTTVSLIDFSTDIAKEDILLATIDTGDAEISITSEVSGTLKDSSASVADAPAFPRKKDEADMNNYNSSIKSNVPADEAVQVTNSIIPEAEIPPAPEESFTTIPDITALEEEKISEIDLSVLEDDTSAVATLTDSDEKFITVFELTTSAEKDKDKREDTLLTDEESTEGASIWMERDTANEAETHSVLLTAVESRYDFVVPASIATNLVEESSSEEDLSETDKTETVPKITEPFSGTTSVLDNPDYKEDTSTTETDIFELLKEEPDEFMI